The stretch of DNA CAGCTCCTTTATCAAGCATCAGCCATGATGGTAGAATCTAGGTGTGTGCTCGGTGTAAGACACCAAATATGTTCTTCGAGTCCTTCCCTGAGTCTTGTAATGGCTATTTGGCCAGATTGATAGTAGCTTGAATTAGAAATGAGGAGGTTTAAGTTTAATTCCTGTTTTGACACTCTTGCTTTATAGTTTAGGTCAAGTacctattaaaaatgaaatcataatctACTTGAATTTGCTGGAAATCTTGTTAAACGGTGCATCAGATGTTAGTGCtgtgcaaatattttaataaaacatctacatacaaggaaaactatgaatATGAGATTTTAGGGTGGTAAAGAAGGGAGCAGAATCTGACACAGGCTAGAAATAGGCTTCACAGAATCCTTGTTTCCTGTAGGTATGCACTGCTTATTGTAGACAGCGCCACCGCCCTTTACAGAACAGACTACTCGGGTCGAGGTGAGCTTTCAGCCAGGCAGATGCACTTGGCCAGGTTTCTGCGGATGCTTCTGCGACTTGCTGATGAGGTAAGTTGTGGGATAGGGACAGAGAATGCCTACTTTCAGTGGCTGTGAATTCCAGGAACCTTGCTAGGAAGCCAAGACATCAGTGCCTGAGATCATCAAGCTCTattagaaaaggaaggagagagacattAGTCATTCGTTGCTTTGTGGGGCAAAGTGGTGGCAGTATTGAGGTTCTTGGAGTGTCTACGGCCACAAAATTGACATTTATCCTTTCCCCATCAGTTTGGTGTAGCAGTGGTAATCACTAATCAGGTGGTAGCCCAAGTGGATGGAGCAGCCATGTTTGCTGCTGATCCCAAAAAACCTATTGGAGGAAATATCATCGCCCATGCATCAACAACCAGGTAAGGTGTTGATGGGATCGATTCTTTTCAGAATGTCATGTTAACTGTGAAGTAGACATGAATATATAGTATTTTCATTTAAGCCCTGTTAAAGCTACTGTTGTATAGACACTTAGGAACTCTTGCTAATCTAATTAACATGCTCTGGTTGGTATAGATGTTTTAGttcataaaagaattaaaaacccACAAGTGTGGAAGAATGAATATGAATAATAGAGATGCCTCTCCCtcgttatttaaaaaatgtttgggctgggcactgtggctcacactgataataccaacactttgggaggccaaggtgagaggatgacttgaggccaggaattcgagactagtcagggtaacaaagtgaggcccctgtctctacaaaagaggtagccggtgtggtggcatgtgcctgtagtcttagctaccgaggagactgaggcaggaggatcagttgagcgtAGGAATTCGAGGCTATgttgagctatgatcacacaccactgcactccagcctggcaaaagatcAAGCCAGTGTCTTgaaagaaactttttctttttttaatgtttgtttcagTATGGACAATCCACTGAGAGGGGCCAGGGCAAAAATTGATTCTGCCAGGTTGGAAATGCACTAAGGAAAACAGTACAGAAATATTCCTAGGGTCCTTCTAGGAAGAATACATGTCTAAAAAATTTTCAGCTCTGTTATAAAGTCAGGATGGAATTGTTTAATTATAACAAATTGGTGCTTTGGTCTGTGTCTTTGCGTCAGATTGTATCTgaggaaaggaagaggggaaaCCAGAATCTGCAAAATCTACGACTCTCCCTGTCTTCCTGAAGCTGAAGCTATGTTTGCCATCAATGCAGATGGAGTGGGAGATGCCAAAGACTGAATCATTGGGTTTTTCTCTGTTAAAAACCTTAAGTGCTGCAGCCTAATGAGAGTGTACTGCTCCCTGGGGTTCTCTACAGGCCTCTTCCTGTTGTGACTACCAGGAAAAGGCTTCCGGGAAAACAGCTATTGTATCAGTTTTTCTGATGGTGTAAACAGGAGACAGGTCAGTAATCACAAACTAATCTAAAATGTTTATTCCTTCTGTAGTGTATTAAtctctgtgtgttttctttggttttggaGGAGGGGTATGAAGTATCTTTGACATGGTGCCTTGGGAATGACTTGGGTTTAACAAGCTGTGTACTGGACAATCTTAGTTTCCAAGAGAACTAAAGCTGGAGAGACGTGAGCCTTCTCTCACTTCTGAattaatggtaaaataaaatgcCTGAGCTATGTAGCAAAGGGAATGGGTCTCTgcacagattctttttttctgtcagtaAAACTCTCAAGCAGGTTTTTAAGTTGTCTATCTGAATGATCTTGTGTAAGGTTTTGGTTATGGAGTCTTGTGCCAAACCTACTGGGCCATTAGCCCTTCACCATCTGCCTGCTTGGTCTTTTATTGCTAAGACTAACTCAAGATAATTCTAGAGTCTTAAgcatttcaggccaggtgtggtgtcttgtgcctgtaatcccaacattttgggaggccgaggtggtggatcgcttgagcccaggagttttaagtccagcctggccaacatggcgaaaccccatcactacaaaaatgcCAAACTTAGCTGGACATGCTGTGGcccgtgcctatagtcccagctacttgatagcctgaggtgggaggatcacttaagcctggaaggtggaggttgcagtgagttgagattgtaccactgtactccagcctgggcgacagaatgagaccatgtttcaaacaaaaaagaaagcaatcatTTCAGAGGCTAAGTAAACAGATTTGATTGTGAGGCTTCTAATAAAGTAATTATTAGTAGTGAATGTGCTGTTTATAGCAGTTATTCTAGTGCAAGCTATTTCAAGACAGGGTTTCCGTAATCTTTTTGGCTCTGTATAGGGGTGATCAGTTTCTATTACTTTAAGATTTGAAACCAGAAAGGAAAGTCCCACTTGCAGATGATTGTGCTTGTCTTTCAacctaatagaaaataaaagacagacaTACCATGGCTTgccttgtggctttttttttttgagacggagtttcactcttgttgcccaggctggagtgcagtggcgcgatcttggctcaccacaacctctgcctcctgggttctagcaattctccagcctcagcctcccgagtagctgggacaatagatgcctgccaccacgccctgctgatttttgtattagtagtagagatggggtttcaccatgttggccaaactggtctcgaacccctgatctcagtgatctgcccaccttgacctcccaaagtgttgggattacaggcacgaaccacctcGCATAGCCCTGTGATGCTTTGTTTTAAAAGCagttctagtctttttttttttttttttttttgagacagagtctggctctgtcgcccaggctggagtgctgtggtgcaatctggactcactgcaaactctgcctcccaggttcacaccattttcctgcctcagcttcccgagtagctgggactataggcgtccgccatcacgcccggctatttttagcagagacagggtttcaccgtgttagccaggatagtctcgatctcctgactttgtgatccgcccgcctcggccctccaaagtgctgcggttacaggcgtgagccactgcacctggccttttttttttttttttttttttgagacagagtcttgctctgttgcccaggctggagtgcagtggcacaactcactgcaacctccgcctaccaggttcaagcgattctcctgcctcagcctcctgagtagctgggattacaggcatgtgccaccatgcctgacaaatttttgtatttttagtagagatgcttTTCACTATTTTgacaaggctgatcttgaactcctgacctcaggtaatctggccaccttggcctcccaaagttctgggatcacagatgtgagccaccacacctggcctgtcttTAAAGATTAAGAATCAGggactgggccaggcgtggtggctaacatctgtaatcccaatgcttagggaggccaaagtgggtagatcacttgagccaggagtttgaggtcagcctgggcaacatggtgaaaccctgtctgtacaaaaaatatagaaGTTAAAAAAGTATTCATGCATGTTGGGATACActtgtagtccccagctactccagtggcttaggtgggaggatcccttgagcccatgaggtagcagctgcagtgagccctgttcacactactgcactgcagcacgggtgacaaagcaaggctgtctcaaaacaaaatcaaagattGAAAAGTAGCATTGTC from Papio anubis isolate 15944 unplaced genomic scaffold, Panubis1.0 scaffold723, whole genome shotgun sequence encodes:
- the LOC116273463 gene encoding DNA repair protein RAD51 homolog 1-like — encoded protein: MMVESRYALLIVDSATALYRTDYSGRGELSARQMHLARFLRMLLRLADEFGVAVVITNQVVAQVDGAAMFAADPKKPIGGNIIAHASTTRLYLRKGRGETRICKIYDSPCLPEAEAMFAINADGVGDAKD